One window from the genome of Plasmodium relictum strain SGS1 genome assembly, chromosome: 12 encodes:
- a CDS encoding GTPase-activating protein, putative, which produces MKEINENILNFVSDIRKIEIWKYIYKEKLKLFYLKKLIQKEMIIEETSITQKGCTEKKNVYIKKKNDDNETVINNTNVDINKSLFLNSPLYYDSYVNLRKDDEIYNTTIKDKKNVEYINEYSLVKNNENIYNNSKKISKDTGELNDKIIIDNNSKNCIKKIIINDSVKENKNTNLIGDSNDFYIFNNNFKNIYSDGGDNIHSKMNAVKNKIDEVNIYNDNNIDSNNNKINNDNYKINIDSNKNDNSIMIQNSNDEKSGFYNNINYECIKCNKKDNLHLFKKIYSYNKKDFKANENNLKKKVKNMKNLNQTNFNFNNVYECYYDDENEKNKNMHDYAFFNKHSNDIKARKLLIKTDNNNCDYKKYNNDKNERHKDHYKNEKCLYYIKKENKETKNSNDETQTKINNKIHLNTNNDNYYVNPCTSNLKNRNSKNIEMDKKITSSFNISNNYNNKLISNNYNYIKNIFIRMSLEQKKKYYVEYNRKINNIIKDEVIKGIPDHIRGFAWQILVKSYMYKENNGGKRYQHYLSINNKYESAIKKDINRTYPKHILFKNNYEKGQTILFNVLKAYSNYNSDLGYCQGMAFIVATFILYMSEEDAFFMLISLLDKYKLNDLFSSDMPLLNEYLYILDQLLLFFFPKIHNHLQKENIHSSMYASQWFITLFSYNINILYSIRIWDFFFIHNYTFLFKVALAFFKLQEDIILTESFEDILNRLKILSKHVELDLLIKTALDINISNDLINKISSNYKFQK; this is translated from the coding sequence atgaaagaaataaatgaaaatatccTTAACTTTGTTTCAGACATtagaaaaattgaaatatgGAAATATATCTATAAAGAGAAATTAaaactattttatttaaagaaattaattcAGAAAGAAATGATAATAGAAGAAACTTCTATCACACAAAAAGGAtgtacagaaaaaaaaaatgtatatataaaaaaaaaaaatgatgataatGAAACAGTTATCAACAACACTAACGTAGATATAAACAaatctctttttttaaattctccATTGTATTATGATAGCTATGTTAATTTAAGGAAAGATGATGAAATTTATAATACAacaataaaagataaaaaaaatgtcgaatatataaatgaatattctttggttaaaaataatgaaaatatatataataatagtaaaaaaatttcaaaagaTACTGGGGAACTCAATGACAAAATAATTATTGATAATAATTCAAAGaattgtataaaaaaaattattataaatgattctgttaaagaaaataaaaatacaaatttaaTTGGAGACTCCAAtgatttttatatctttaacaacaattttaaaaacatttaCAGCGATGGTGGTGATAATATCCATAGCAAAATGAATGctgttaaaaataaaattgatgaagtcaatatttataatgataataacatAGATagtaataacaataaaataaataatgataattacAAAATAAACATAGACAgcaataaaaatgataattcaATTATGATCCAAAATTCTAATGATGAAAAATCTggattttataataatataaattatgaatGTATAAAATgcaataaaaaagataatttacatctctttaaaaaaatttacagctataataaaaaggattttaaagcaaatgaaaataatctaaaaaaaaaagtaaaaaatatgaaaaatttaaatcaaacaaattttaattttaataatgtttATGAGTGTTACTATgatgatgaaaatgaaaaaaacaaGAATATGCATGATTATGCTTTCTTTAATAAGCATTCTAATGATATAAAAGCAAGGAAATTGTTAATCAAAACTGATAATAACAACTgtgattataaaaaatataataacgATAAAAATGAGAGACATAAAGatcattataaaaatgaaaaatgcttatattatataaaaaaagaaaataaagaaaccAAAAATTCTAATGATGAAACACAAACAAAAAtcaataataaaatacaCCTAAATACTAACAATGACAACTACTATGTTAATCCATGTAcatcaaatttaaaaaatagaaactctaaaaatattgaaatggataaaaaaattaccagttcttttaatatatcaaataactataataataaattaatttcaaataattataattatataaaaaatatatttattagaaTGTCtttagaacaaaaaaaaaagtattatgtTGAATacaatagaaaaataaataatattataaaagatgAAGTAATTAAGGGAATTCCTGATCATATAAGAGGATTTGCATGGCAAATATTAGTGAAatcatatatgtataaagaAAACAATGGAGGGAAAAGGTATCAACACTATTtaagtataaataataaatacgAAAGTgcaattaaaaaagatattaacAGGACATACCcaaaacatattttatttaaaaataattatgagaAAGGGCAAACAATACTATTTAATGTTTTAAAGGCGTATAGTAATTATAACAGTGATTTAGGATATTGTCAAGGAATGGCTTTTATCGTGgcaacttttattttatacatGAGTGAAGAAGAtgctttttttatgttaataagtttattagataaatataaattgaaTGATCTGTTTTCATCTGATATGCctttattaaatgaatatctttatatattagaccaattattattattcttttttccAAAGATACATAATCATttacaaaaagaaaatatacattCTAGTATGTATGCATCTCAATGGTTCATTACTCTTTTTTCATACAATATCAACATTTTATATTCTATTAGAATAtgggattttttttttatacataattACACCTTTCTTTTTAAAGTTGCCCttgcattttttaaattacaagaAGATATAATTTTAACTGAATCATTTGAAGATATTCTAAAcagattaaaaatattatcaaaaCATGTTGAAttagatttattaattaaaacagctttagatataaatataagCAATGATTTAATTAACAAAATATCATCAAACTataaatttcaaaaataa
- a CDS encoding translation initiation factor EIF-2B gamma subunit, putative, whose amino-acid sequence MSNLNYSRVPAGAFIEFQVVILTNDENNFTNELCDNKCKALIKICNRCMIYYIIKNIIEQKLKYITIVVNGKYYNDMVNYINEAFPDNYKFDDKKSKNNYCIDIESYSTNDNEDIGSIQCLLQIKNKIKTDFIVVSCDLLGFVDFHSLANLFRGENAMCGILLLEDDQAKSTDKKKKEIKEEYLNLENNIWVCIDKNSRVVSIKDSLSMKQNGKLKISKINILLHKNFLLKTDLLDSHVYIFKHYVLNILEDKKNKFTSIKYDLVPYLVKIQNIPKSSRYSKSEFKFNMYNTLIDKYEGVDDNKEIKKVLPISDIVDNQENIESVVCYVQPKTTGFCQRINNIPNFFKANLLFCVTRHDQLKNVLPPYCFFLLTEKNQSYRDCIISSHFNHEENVFLKKSVLGKNINIKKNTSINRSILMDNITINENCVIQNSIICDNVVIENNCKLIDCIVKENSTIEKDSIFEKETLPLFIPS is encoded by the exons ATGtcaaatttaaattattcaagGGTTCCTGCCGGTGCTTTTATTGAATTTCAGGTAGTTATTTTAACTAACGATGAAAATAACTTTACAAATGAATTATGTGATAATAAATGTAAAgcgttaataaaaatatgtaatagatgtatgatttattatattattaaaaatattattgaacaaaaattaaaatatattaccaTTGTTGTTAATGGAAAATACTATAATGATATggttaattatataaatgaagcATTTCCTGATAATTATAAGTttgatgataaaaaaagtaaaaataattactGTATAGACATTGAATCTTATTCTACTAATGATAACGAGGATATTGGATCTATTCAATGTTTAttgcaaataaaaaataaaataaaa ACAGATTTCATTGTCGTTAGTTGTGATCTTCTTGGATTTGTTGATTTTCATTCACTAGcaa ATTTATTTAGAGGAGAAAATGCCATGTGTGGAATATTGTTATTGGAGGATGATCAGGCAAAGAGCactgacaaaaaaaaaaaagaaatcaaagaagaatatttaaatttagaaaataacaTATGGGTATGTATCGATAAAAATAGTAGAGTTGTTAGCATAAAAGATTCGTTATCAATGAAGCAAAAcggaaaattaaaaataagtaaaataaatatattgcttcataaaaattttcttctgAAAACAGATTTATTAGACAGCCATGTTTACATTTTTAAGCATTATGTTTTGAATATAttagaagataaaaaaaataaattcacAAGTATAAAG taTGATTTAGTACCTTATTTagtaaaaatacaaaatatcCCCAAATCTTCta gaTATTCAAAATCcgaatttaaatttaatatgtaTAATACATTAATTGATAAATATGAGGGTGTTGATGATaacaaagaaataaaaaaagtattaccAATATCAGATATTGTTGATAAT cAAGAAAATATTGAAAGTGTTGTTTGTTATGTACAACCTAAGACTACTGGATTTTGTCAAAGGATTAATAACATACCTAATTTCTTTAAAGCTAATTTACtt ttttgtGTTACTAGACATgatcaattaaaaaatgttttgccaccttattgtttttttctcTTAACTGAAAAAAATCAAtct taCAGGGATTGTATAATAAGTAGTCATTTTAATCATGaagaaaatgtatttttgaaaaaatcaGTTCTTg gaaaaaatattaatataaaaaaaaatacttctATTAATAGAAGTATCTTAATGGATAACATAACAATTAACGAAAATTGTGTAATTCAAAACTCAATTATTTGTGATAATGTTgttattgaaaataattgcaaa ttaattGATTGTATTGTAAAAGAAAACAGTACAATTGAAAAGGATAgtatttttgaaaaagaaaCCTTACCACTATTTATTCCTTCatag
- a CDS encoding glycosyltransferase, putative, translating into MVYYTRLFFRIKCKANENERVYVVGNILELGQWDPYKAIEMVPFDEDNIYNLFYTINPIYVKLKEEIEYNYIKINNKNEVIWCEEKNKVIIATGYDMFIEDDEGLYRSLHNSFNTIDHNILKHEENLEKKLKLIHDLGRKQKLDEYSRIFMCFFKLPLLVKIENEEVILEKNKNSMLSILFEQKSKISEKLFFIGYPGIYVECDELKKKIIERLDKENCIPIFLPKKETKEFIKYCNENLLFLFHNIFDIYKQESFDTEGWQNYKLINKIFYDSMMKYVETFDYVWINSYRLLLLPSYLSKKSYKIPTAFFFHIPFPSSEIYRLLPQREEILRSLLSCDLIGFNTFEYARHFLVISKKLLNLDFYFKLGGVLTITYCNRDIVVKILHEQIEPSIITNILNNSNNVDKNIKLLKHITDKKYTFGCYERGNIFNGLLFKIKAFNYFLENYEYARGNVILVQYISANSLRSLKTDVIFKEIQSLVDEINKKYHTYLKNKKTNFNCKTSFANENDDEIDINNISSYSISNNINSINDDAVISNNKGDDIINNNSKENFLSIENNFTLLEGVKRINEDTNFYFCEQNVPKKLNNENNITLKNCNTNSNNDLKKIDEEKIYLNKQNYKRKGIISNCKNIYLNNKKKYLSLYKMCNSKDSSYTHNFFVNHLKYTISKKGKCKCSNGNNENNEEEKLNKKCELNDDEKHIILKISELNLESKYFLFQCFDCFLDTSIRDNFNLNPFEYIVCKQYSNHANCNNINKKKKNLILSEMSSCSSILSSPIRINPWNIEKVAEAMDQAINFNKNKRKQFKIDALYVEKLSTTKWCLGILNELKNCRKEDNKVYISWGFGNTQRLFEIDRNFKYLDANMVIHNFKKSRKRLILLDCEGTLLPDYRNVHLFGEELSAIGIPPSEDIIKCLNQLIEDKNTTVIILSGRDKNILDSWFKDVPKINLCAELGFYYKNNEITGGNWRQTSKQNDFTWKIIVSKLMKEYAKRTQGAIICNKGSSLVFQYRNADPHFGSMQAKELHTYLKDFLIGYPVSIVNGKGYLEVKLNNIDKGKIVIHILSLYEYLGYTFDSILCIGDDISDEDMFRALKSWKKNLQEGEKNSEQSENNKNVQRMDTSLFTCTVGMKPSDAQYYLNDTEEVYDLLKNLASL; encoded by the exons ATGGTTTATTATACAAGATTATTTTTTCGAATAAAATGTAAAgcaaatgaaaatgaaagaGTTTATGTTGTTGGAAATATCTTAGAATTAG gcCAATGGGATCCTTATAAAGCAATTGAAATGGTACCTTTTGATGaagataatatttataatttattttatacaataaatcctatatatgtaaaattaaaagaagaaatagaatacaattatataaaaataaataataaaaatgaagtaaTATGGTGtgaagagaaaaataaagttattattGCAACTGGTTATGATATGTTTATTGAAGATGATGAAGGATTATATAGATCACTACACAATTCATTTAATACAATTGatcataatatattaaagcatgaagaaaatttagagaaaaagttaaaattaattcatGATTTAGGAAGGAAGCAAAAATTGGATGAATATTCTCGAATTTTTAtgtgtttttttaaattaccaTTGCTTgtgaaaatagaaaatgaagaagtgATTTTAGAAAAGAATAAGAATTCTATGTTATCTATATTATTTGAgcaaaaaagtaaaataagtgaaaaactattttttattggGTATCCTGGTATATATGTAGAATgtgatgaattaaaaaaaaaaataatagaaagaTTGGATAAAGAAAATTGTATTCCTATATTCTTACCTAAAAAGGAAACAAAAGAGTTCATTAAATATtgtaatgaaaatttattatttttatttcataatatttttgatatttaCAAGCAAGAATCATTTGATACTGAAGGATGGCAAAATTATAaacttataaataaaatattttatgattCAATGATGAAATATGTAGAAACTTTTGATTACGTTTGGATAAATAGTTATCGATTATTATTACTACCTAGCTATTTATccaaaaaaagttataaaataCCTactgcatttttttttcatattccaTTTCCTTCATCGGAAATTTATCGGCTATTACCACAAAGAGAAGAAATTTTGAGATCATTATTATCTTGTGATTTAATTGGTTTTAATACATTCGAGTATGCTAGGCATTTTTTGGTTAtctcaaaaaaattattaaatttagatttttatttcaaattgGGAGGGGTATTAACAATAACATATTGTAATAGAGACATAGTTGTTAAAATATTGCATGAGCAAATTGAGCCATCTATTATAACtaacattttaaataattcaaataatgtagacaaaaatataaaattacttAAACATATTACTGATAAGAAATATACATTTGGTTGTTATGAAAGAggtaatatatttaatggcCTACTTTTTAAGATTAAGGCTTTCAATTATTTTCTAGAAAATTACGAATATGCTAGAGGAAATGTTATTTTAGTTCAATATATTTCAGCTAACTCCTTAAGATCACTTAAAACTGATGTCATTTTTAAGGAAATACAAAGCTTAGTcgatgaaataaataaaaagtatcatacttatttaaagaataagAAAACAAATTTTAATTGCAAAACCAGCTTTgcaaatgaaaatgatgatGAAATAGACATAAACAATATTAGCAGTTATAGTATttctaataatattaatagtaTTAATGATGACGCTGTtattagtaataataaagGTGATGATatcattaataataattctaaGGAGAATTTTCTATCTATTGAAAATAACTTTACTTTATTAGAAGGTGTAAAACGTATCAATGAAGatacaaatttttatttttgcgAGCAAAATGTCcccaaaaaattaaataatgaaaataatatcacTTTAAAAAATTGCAATACAAACAGTAACAAcgatttgaaaaaaatagatgaagaaaaaatatatttaaacaaACAGAATTATAAGAGAAAAGGAATAATTTCTAAttgcaaaaatatatatcttaataacaaaaaaaaatatcttagtttatataaaatgtGTAATTCAAAAGATTCAAGTTACACACACAACTTTTTTGTTAACCATCTAAAATATACTATTAGTAAAAAAGGGAAATGCAAATGTAGTAATGGCAACAacgaaaataatgaagaggaaaaattaaataaaaaatgtgaGTTAAATGATGATGAAAAACatattattttgaaaataagtGAATTAAATTTGGaatcaaaatattttctatttcagTGTTTTGACTGTTTTTTAGATACCTCTATTAGAgacaattttaatttaaatccTTTTGAATATATTGTATGTAAGCAATATAGTAACCATGCAAATTgtaataatattaacaaaaaaaagaagaatctTATTTTATCTGAAATGAGTAGTTGTAGTTCTATTTTGTCATCTCCGATAAGAATAAATCCATGGAATATAGAAAAGGTTGCAGAAGCAATGGATCAAgcaattaattttaataaaaataaaagaaaacaatTTAAAATTGATGCTTTATATGTAGAAAAATTAAGTACAACAAAATGGTGTTTAGGTAtcttaaatgaattaaaaaattgtagAAAAGAAGACaataaagtatatatttCATGGGGATTTGGAAATACACAAAGATTATTTGAAATTGATAGAAACTTTAAATATTTGGATGCAAACATGGTAATACATAATTTTAAGAAATCAAGAAAAAGACTGATATTATTAGATTGTGAAGGTACTTTATTGCCGGATTACAGAAATGTTCATCTGTTTGGAGAGGAGTTAAGTGCTATAGGAATACCACCAAGTgaagatataataaaatgtcTTAATCAACTTATTGAAGATAAAAATACTACAGTTATTATCTTATCAGGAagagataaaaatattttggaTTCATGGTTTAAAGATGTTCCTAAAATTAACTTATGTGCAGAACTTGGAttctattataaaaataatgaaattacaGGAGGAAATTGGAGGCAAACATCGAAGCAAAATGATTTTACTTGGAAAATAATTGTTTCaaaattaatgaaagaaTATGCAAAAAGAACTCAAGGAGCAATTATATGTAATAAAGGAAGTTCCTTGGTTTTTCAGTACAGAAATGCTGATCCTCATTTTGGTAGTATGCAAGCTAAAGAGTTGCACACatatttaaaagattttttGATTGGTTATCCTGTAAGTATTGTCAATGGAAAAGGCTATCTAGAGgtgaaattaaataatatagataaaGGGAAGATTgttattcatatattaagTCTGTATGAGTATCTTGGATACACATTTGACAGTATTCTTTGCATAGGAGACGATATATCTGATGAAGACATGTTTAGAGCTTTAAAATcatggaaaaaaaatttacaggAAGGAGAAAAAAATTCTGAACAatcagaaaataataaaaatgttcag aGAATGGATACATCCTTATTTACATGCACCGTTGGGATGAAACCTTCAGATGCACa gtattatttaaatgatacaGAAGAGGTTTATGATTTATTGAAAAACTTAGCTAGTTTGTAG
- the SYN18 gene encoding syntaxin, Qa-SNARE family, putative produces MNRFDEFIYLCKKFDKNVNFVKREKKEKDPFLIKSSEIYTKLFSNCEYIDNNTLKKYGLFLKNKYIKENKTKIKNKDHLLYTINRASEEINFLKPQIEIHKHILNCLNNLLSIFIDIINKYEQNLSDYYFKLNKFTNFYFYDIQNIEFNFDYLNKLNNNIYSDSYDNQSKQFNVDSSFNCSSIILKKKNNSSSNNKRLNIKHEDNNDNETYVNNESTELNEKFDRDNSNKLSLRKRENNQINFTKKDKNDMYNKYNYIEEEEEKKKDWMNNSSIFYDDYLLNDNQKLEFKKYVDLFEKEETTYIIETKKKIAKISNLMNVFVNKIYEQNENLKMIENIIEESIENVSHGNVYLSKIQKKKNLNSLIFFVLICTSIFLFLFDFFR; encoded by the coding sequence atgaATCGCTTTGATgaattcatatatttatgtaaaaaatttgataaaaatgTGAATTTcgtaaaaagagaaaaaaaggagaaaGATCCTTTTCTCATTAAAAGCAGcgaaatatatacaaaattatTTAGTAATTGTGAATATATAGATAATAacactttaaaaaaatatggattatttttaaaaaataaatacattaaagaaaataaaacaaaaataaaaaataaagatcatttattatatactaTAAATAGAGCAtcagaagaaataaattttttaaaacctCAGATAGaaatacataaacatattttaaattgtctaaataatttattaagtatatttattgatataattaataaatatgaacAGAATTTAAgtgattattattttaagttaaataaatttactaatttttatttttatgatattcaaaaTATAGAATTCAATTTTGATTAtcttaataaattaaataataatatatattcgGATTCTTATGATAATCAATCAAAACAATTTAACGTTgattcttcttttaattgttcttcaattatattaaaaaaaaaaaacaatagcAGTAGCAACAATAAAagattaaatataaaacatgaagataataatgataatgaaaCTTATGTTAATAATGAAAGCACAGagttaaatgaaaaatttgatagagataatagtaataaattAAGTTtaagaaaaagagaaaataatcAAAtcaattttacaaaaaaagacaaaaatgACATGtacaataaatataattatattgaagaagaagaagaaaaaaaaaaagattggATGAATAATAGCAGCATTTTTTATGatgattatttattaaatgataatcaaaaattagaatttaaaaaatacgtTGATTTATTTGAAAAGGAAGAAACCACTTATATAAtagaaacaaaaaagaaaatagcaaaaataagtaatttaatgaatgtatttgttaataaaatatatgagcaaaatgaaaatttaaaaatgattgaaaatataatagaagAAAGCATAGAAAATGTATCCCATGGAAATGTTTATTTAAgcaaaattcaaaaaaagaaaaatttaaattcccttatattttttgttttaatatgtacttctatttttttgtttttattcgatttttttagataa
- a CDS encoding RNA-binding protein, putative: MEVEDNKKKESKNISENDDRKRLHKNEEMKRYSKEKRSSSKAKRSRSNSHRIKRNSSDNYSKGKYIKKKRRKDKSSVSSSGSSALSSENSTDNYSSDEYRRKKRKKKRERRYEKSERSEKRKKKKKSSKLNPNLSTSHERSRSRERKRRKLQAECIKRAGGFKKLADMEGHETTNVFWDGFQWVAKTNQSNLFHLDPAVMNSTRKLRRLYFGNLPLHLGLSENAFQEIVWNEMKKRKYCNDENINPVLYVWFAKDKGNYGFVEFATVEETERALTMDGMLCKGVALKVSRPNDYSTNTVKQNQNLLLQNINKQNNNLLNIMNSSNLNNPYCKPPPPPGAPPLSVLKETSESNVVDHSNLSTKYLRVLEIVSKESINEEDYSVILEDIKDGFHSQGIIINAILITHKYAQNTPFDIGDVIIEFENPASVDNSIINMSNRKYEGRVIKMEKCDEHTYNTYVKPIIKDLYEQKL; encoded by the exons ATGGAGGTTGAGGAcaataagaaaaaagaatctaaaaatatatctgaAAATGATGATAGAAAAAGATTACacaaaaatgaagaaatgaaaag aTATTCAAAAGAAAAGAGAAGTTCTTCTAAAGCAAAAAGAAGCCGATCAAATTCTCATAGAATAAAACGTAATTCATCAGATAATTATTCAAAAggaaaatacataaaaaaaaagagaagaaaAGATAAAAGTTCAGTAAGCAGTTCTGGTTCTTCAGCATTATCGTCTGAGAATTCCACTGATAACTATAGTTCTGATgaatatagaagaaaaaaaagaaaaaaaaaaagggaaaggagatatgaaaaaagtgaaagaagtgaaaagagaaaaaaaaaaaaaaaatctagtAAATTAAATCCCAATTTATCTACATCTCATGAACGATCAAGATCTAGAgagagaaaaagaagaaaattacAAGCAGAATGTATTAAAAGGGCAGGtggatttaaaaaattagctGATATGGAAGGACATGAGACAACTAATGTTTTTTGGGATGGTTTTCAATGGGTAGCTAAAACGAATCAATCGAATTTATTTCACTTAGATCCAGCTGTAATGAATTCCACAAGAAAATTGAGAAGATTGTATTTTGGAAATTTGCCATTACATTTAGGATTAAGTGAAAATGCCTTTCAAGAAATTGTATGGAATGAAatgaagaaaagaaaatattgtaatgatgaaaatattaatccTGTTTTATATGTTTGGTTTGCTAAAGATAAAGGTAATTATGGATTTGTTGAATTTGCTACAGTTGAAGAAACGGAAAGAGCTCTTACTATGGATGGGATGCTTTGTAAAGGTGTTGCATTAAAAGTTTCTAGACCAAATGATTATTCTACAAATACTGTTAAACAAAATCAAAATTTATTACttcaaaatattaataagcaaaataataatttattaaatattatgaattCAAGTAACTTAAACAACCCATATTGTAAACCACCTCCTCCACCGGGTGCTCCACCTTTATCTGTTCTCAAAGAGACATCAGAAAGTAACGTAGTAGATCACTCCAATTTGTCTACCAAATATTTAAGGGTCTTAGAAATTGTTTCAAAAGAATCAATTAATGAAGAAGATTATTCTGTAATTTTAGAAGATATAAAAGATGGATTTCACAGTCAAGGTATAATTATTAACGCCATTTTAATTACACATAAGTACGCACAGAACACACCTTTTGATATTGGAGACGTTATAATAGAATTTGAAAATCCTGCTTCAGTCGATAATAGTATCATCAATATGTCAAATAGAAAGTATGAAGGAAGGGTCATCAAAATGGAAAAATGTGATGAACATACATACAATACATATGTAAAACCCATTATCAAAGATTTGTACGagcaaaaattataa